The Macaca nemestrina isolate mMacNem1 chromosome 1, mMacNem.hap1, whole genome shotgun sequence genome contains the following window.
ACCAGTTCCCCCACCACCTTCCCCCAGCACCTGTTGATCTCCagtccccactccccccaccaccaACTCCCAACTCCCCCGCTGGAACCCAGTCTCGTATCTCCATCAGTGAGGACAGTGTGAGAAATGGTGTCTGGCTCAAGCACTTGGCAGCACTTGAGGGGTCCTCAGACGTCTCCTGCCCGGCAAGGATCTGACCGAAGCAGTCGTGGGCGTGGGAGGGGCCTGCAAGCATGCCTGGGTTGGGGGCGGCTGGCCCTGGAAGCCCTGGTGCAGGTCCAGTCTGCCCTCTGGACTGCCTCTCCTCTTCCCCAGATTACTACTTTGTAACCAGGGAGGTGATGCAGCGTGACATAGCAGCCGGTGACTTCATTGAGCATGCCGAGTTCTCAGGGAACCTGTATGGCACGAGGTGGGCCACGCGTGGGTGCGGGTGGGCTCCCGGGATTGCTGTGGGCGGCAGGGGTTCAGGTAGTGCCTGCTGCCTGCCCGCCATCCACACCACCCGCCCCATGGTTATGAATGTGGCCAGGTTGTGGCCCAGGGCCAGGCTCCCAGGTCTGTGGCCCTGTGGTGGCTCTTTCACGAGACTACTGGGCCCGGTCCTGCCACCATGCGTTGTCCTGGCAGGGTGAAGGGTACACAGGACACCTCGTGCTTACTACAGGCACCTTGGAGAGTGGGTGGTCTGTGTTCCCTGTAGGTGGGGCAGGGTGTGGGGGTAGCAGGTTTGAGGTGCTGTGGGGTGCTGGGTTCACGCCAGGCCTAGGCTTAGCTGTGGGAGGAGAATGCTGGGCCTGGGAGGACCTGGGTGTCCCTGAAGCTCCTGTAGGCCTCGGAGAGCCCTGGCACCCCTGCTGACCTGGCACCTGCCTCCAGCAAGGCGGCGGTGCAGGCCGTGCAGGCCATGAACCGCATCTGCGTGCTGGACGTGGACCTGCAGGGTGTGCGGAACATCAAGGCCACCGATCTGCGGCCCATCTACATCTCTGTGCAGCCGCCCTCACTGCATGTGCTGGTGTGTGCTGGGcagggttgggggctgggggtcAGGGCATGCCAGGCTCTGACTGCCACCCCCTTTTTAGGAGCAGCGGCTGCGGCAGCGCAACACTGAAACGGAGGAGAGCCTGGCGAAGCGGCTGGCTGCTGCCCGGGCCGACATGGAGAGCAGTGAGTGTGCCGTGGGACTACCAGGGCATGCCAGGAGGGGAGTCCGGGTTCTGAGACCTTTGGCACCAGGGACCCTGTGGGTCCCCAGACCTTCTGACATCTGGAGTCCCTGTGAGGGTCCTCAGACCTCCCAACTACCTCCCA
Protein-coding sequences here:
- the LOC105499666 gene encoding guanylate kinase isoform X4; the protein is MSGPRPVVLSGPSGAGKSTLLKRLLREHSGIFGFSVSHTTRNPRPGEENGKDYYFVTREVMQRDIAAGDFIEHAEFSGNLYGTSKAAVQAVQAMNRICVLDVDLQGVRNIKATDLRPIYISVQPPSLHVLEQRLRQRNTETEESLAKRLAAARADMESSKEPGLFDVVIINDSLDQAYAELKEALSEEIKKAQRTGA